Proteins encoded together in one Camelina sativa cultivar DH55 chromosome 9, Cs, whole genome shotgun sequence window:
- the LOC104712790 gene encoding uncharacterized protein LOC104712790 encodes MMNLLALSLVLSTLLAAEVWSPSPAMTTNHGAASEGDVIVKDGHRVVVVEYDRDGKTNTRVSISPPSADEGEGDNEEGKGGSLFKNAKERVKETASHLPHVGQGISQPLVETKEETEEAPDHHATAGELICDAFGKCRQKIASVVGRAKDRTADTVGETVSDVEGAAGRKAHDVKETVTHAARDVEDTVAGKARYAKEKVTEKAHDVRESVAHKAHDAKDKVRDKAYDVKETVAQKAHESKERAKDRVRGKAHELKETVAHKSQNAWERVKNGVREFGSAAVGWLSPTKVASVMGLTAIAAAFGTCVWVTFVSSYVLASVLRRQQFGVVQSKLYPVYFKATSVGILVGLLGHVLSRRRKLLTDATEMWQGVNLLSSFFMIEANKSFVEPRATKAMFERMKAEKEEGRGGERTSSEQELRRKLEKLSERLSKLNTYSSWLNILTLMSLTWHFVYLGQRLGTAC; translated from the exons ATGATGAATCTACTAGCTTTGAGTCTTGTCTTGAGTACTTTACTAGCGGCGGAGGTATGGTCTCCGAGCCCAGCCATGACCACCAACCACGGGGCGGCGTCTGAGGGAGACGTCATAGTCAAAGACGGCCACCGAGTTGTGGTGGTTGAGTACGATCGTGATGGTAAAACAAACACCAGAGTCTCGATCTCGCCACCATCGGcagatgaaggagaaggagataaCGAAGAAGGGAAGGGAGGTTCTTTGTTTAAAAATGCgaaagagagagtgaaagaAACGGCGTCGCATCTTCCACACGTCGGCCAAGGGATCTCACAGCCGTTGGTTGAGACcaaggaagaaacagaggaggcgCCTGATCATCACGCGACGGCTGGGGAACTCATATGCGACGCGTTCGGTAAGTGCAGGCAGAAGATCGCGAGTGTGGTGGGTCGGGCTAAAGATAGAACCGCTGATACTGTCGGCGAGACTGTTTCGGATGTCGAAGGCGCCGCGGGTCGTAAGGCTCACGATGTGAAGGAGACGGTTACACATGCGGCACGTGACGTGGAAGACACGGTGGCTGGTAAAGCCCGATATGCTAAGGAGAAGGTAACAGAAAAAGCCCATGATGTGAGAGAGAGTGTGGCTCATAAAGCCCATGATGCTAAAGATAAGGTGAGGGATAAAGCATATGACGTGAAGGAGACGGTGGCCCAAAAAGCCCATGAATCGAAGGAGAGGGCTAAAGATAGAGTGAGGGGGAAGGCACACGAGTTGAAGGAAACGGTGGCTCACAAGTCCCAGAATGCGTGGGAGAGAGTTAAAAATGGGGTGCGTGAGTTCGGGTCAGCTGCTGTGGGG TGGCTTAGTCCGACAAAGGTAGCGAGCGTGATGGGGCTGACGGCGATAGCTGCGGCGTTTGGGACTTGCGTGTGGGTGACGTTTGTGTCAAGCTACGTTTTAGCGTCGGTGTTGAGGAGGCAACAGTTTGGTGTAGTGCAGAGTAAGCTGTATCCTGTTTATTTCAAGGCCACCTCGGTGGGAATCCTTGTGGGTTTGTTGGGTCACGTGCTTAGCCGCCGGAGGAAACTGCTCACCGACGCCACGGAGATGTGGCAAGGGGTTAACCTCTTGTCCTCTTTCTTTATGATTGAGGCTAACAAGTCATTTGTTGAGCCACGTGCCACCAAG GCAATGTTTGAGCGGATGAAGGCGGAAAAAGaggaaggaagaggaggagagaggaCGAGTAGTGAGCAGGAGCTAAGGCGGAAACTGGAGAAGCTGAGCGAGAGGCTGAGCAAGCTCAACACATACTCGTCTTGGTTAAATATTTTGACGCTCATGTCTCTAACATGGCATTTTGTTTATCTCGGCCAGAGGCTTGGCACCGCTTGCTGA
- the LOC104712789 gene encoding O-acyltransferase WSD1-like, producing MAIERQVTEGEEPVSPFARLFSLPGLDVFNVVTIGSKTEGNPSTIIEGLKNTLINHPRFFSILVTGHGEHKGKAKWIPTKVKVEEHVIVPDIDSNIENPDEFLEDYTSRMALSPMDMSKPLWEFHLLKLKTSHAESVAVARFHHSLGDGMSLMSLLLACTRKTCDPEALPTFVAPKKSKDKNVCFVVVAWLWFIVRVMFHTCVEVIKSVVFICCARDTSAHIMGKPGATLRNNKFIHQIISLDDVKMVKNAMNMTVNDVLFGMVQAGLSRYLNKRYDLEDKLRLHGVVFFNLRPNRNIEDLANMMAKGSKCRWGNSIGYVLIPLEMKSYDDVFEYVRQSKTMMNRKKHSLEPLFSHGLLKLTMEVFGFKALKTLVTKIFGSTTMIFSNVVGPTEEISFFGHQISYIAASTFGIPQGLVISIQSYVEKLIINIAVDVDVIPDPHHLCDLIIEALSMMKSAAPQKIFHASEV from the exons ATGGCAATAGAAAGGCAAGTGACGGAAGGAGAGGAGCCAGTAAGTCCATTTGCGCGGTTGTTTAGCTTGCCGGGTCTCGATGTCTTCAACGTTGTAACCATTGGATCCAAAACCGAAGGCAATCCATCAACCATTATTGAAGGCTTAAAAAACACATTGATCAACCATCCACGCTTCTTTAGCATACTG GTGACTGGTCATGGTGAGCACAAAGGAAAAGCTAAATGGATtccaacaaaagtaaaagtagAAGAACACGTAATTGTTCCGGATATAGATTCCAACATTGAGAATCCTGATGAATTTCTAGAGGATTATACATCAAGGATGGCTCTTTCTCCAATGGATATGTCCAAACCTTTATGGGAGTTTCATTTACTGAAACTTAAAACATCACATGCCGAATCTGTGGCTGTGGCTAGGTTCCATCACTCTTTGGGCGATGGGATGTCTCTTATGTCTCTATTACTCGCTTGTACTCGGAAAACATGTGATCCTGAGGCATTGCCTACTTTTGTGGCTCCgaagaaaagcaaagacaaGAACGTTTGCTTTGTTGTGGTAGCTTGGTTATGGTTCATAGTAAGAGTTATGTTTCACACTTGTGTTGAAGTTATCAAGTCTgtggtttttatttgttgtgCGAGGGACACTTCAGCTCATATAATGGGTAAACCAGGAGCTACACTTCGcaataataaatttattcatCAAATCATTAGTTTGGATGATGTCAAAATGGTGAAGAACGCTATGAATATG ACAGTAAATGATGTTCTTTTTGGGATGGTACAAGCTGGTCTTTCTCGATATTTGAATAAAAGATATG ATCTTGAAGACAAACTACGTCTTCATGGTGttgtttttttcaatctaaGGCCAAACAGAAATATTGAG GATTTGGCAAATATGATGGCGAAAGGTTCAAAGTGTAGATGGGGGAACTCAATAGGTTATGTTCTGATTCCCTTGGAGATGAAGTCATACGATGATGTATTTGAATATGTTCGACAATCCAAAACTATGATGAATCGTAAAAAACATTCCCTCGAGCCTCTATTTTCCCATGGGTTACTCAAATTGACAATGGAAGTTTTTGGATTTAAG GCACTCAAGACTCTTGTAACTAAGATTTTTGGAAGCACAACGATGATATTCTCTAATGTGGTTGGTCCAACCGAAGAAATTAGCTTTTTCGGCCATCAGATATCTTACATTGCTGCAAGTACCTTTGGTATTCCACAG GGACTCGTTATCTCTATTCAAAGCTATGTGGAAAAACTTATAATCAACATCGCGGTTGATGTGGACGTGATTCCAGACCCTCATCACCTCTGTGATCTCATCATCGAAGCTCTTTCAATGATGAAGTCTGCTGCTCCACAAAAGATCTTTCATGCTTCAgaggtttaa
- the LOC104715813 gene encoding uncharacterized protein LOC104715813, giving the protein MEYQQRSMNLMQKIASVVGRAKDRTADTVGETASDVEDAVGRKAHDMKKTVTHAARDVEDTVADKARYVKEKVRDKAHDVKETVAQKAHESKERAKDRVRGKAHELKETVAHKSQDAWERVKNGVREFGSAAVGALSPTKVASVVGLTAIAAAFGTCVWVTFVSSYVLASVLGRQQFGVVQSKLYPVYFKATSVGILVGLLGHVLSRRRKLLTDATEMWQGVNLLSSFFMIEANKSFVEPRATKAMFERMKAEKEEGRGGERTTSEQELRACALVDFSPVPH; this is encoded by the exons ATGGAGTACCAACAACGTAGTATGAATTTgat GCAGAAGATCGCGAGTGTGGTGGGTCGGGCTAAAGATAGAACCGCTGATACTGTCGGCGAGACTGCTTCCGATGTCGAAGATGCCGTCGGTCGTAAGGCTCACGATATGAAGAAGACGGTTACACATGCGGCACGTGACGTGGAAGACACGGTGGCTGATAAAGCCCGATATGTTAAGGAGAAG GTGAGGGATAAAGCACATGACGTGAAGGAGACGGTGGCCCAAAAAGCCCATGAATCGAAGGAGAGGGCGAAAGATAGAGTGAGGGGAAAGGCACACGAATTGAAGGAAACGGTGGCTCACAAGTCCCAGGATGCGTGGGAGAGAGTTAAGAATGGGGTGCGTGAGTTCGGGTCAGCTGCTGTGGGGGCGCTTAGTCCGACAAAGGTAGCGAGCGTGGTGGGGCTGACTGCGATAGCTGCGGCCTTTGGGACTTGCGTGTGGGTGACGTTTGTGTCAAGCTACGTTTTAGCGTCGGTGTTGGGGAGGCAACAGTTTGGTGTAGTGCAGAGTAAGCTGTATCCGGTTTACTTTAAGGCGACCTCTGTGGGAATCCTTGTGGGTTTGTTGGGTCACGTGCTTAGCCGCCGGAGGAAACTGCTCACCGACGCCACGGAGATGTGGCAAGGGGTTAACCTCTTGTCCTCTTTCTTTATGATTGAGGCTAACAAATCATTTGTTGAGCCACGTGCCACCAAA GCAATGTTTGAGCGGATGAAGGCGGAAAAAGaggaaggaagaggaggagagaggaCGACTAGTGAGCAGGAGCtaagagcatgtgcattggttGATTTTTCACCCGTCCCACACTAA
- the LOC104712792 gene encoding O-acyltransferase WSD1 has translation MAIERQVMEGEAPVSPFARLFSLPGLDVFNIVTIGCKTEGNPSTIVEGLKNTLINHPRFFSILVTGHGEHKGKAKWIPTKVKVEEHVIVPDIDSNIENPDEFLEDYTSRMALSPMDMSKPLWEFHLLKLKTSHAESVAVARFHHSLGDGMSLMSLLLACTRKTCDPEALPTFVAPKKSKDKNVCFVVVAWLWFIVRVMFHTCVEVIKSVVFICCARDTSAHIMGKPGATLRNNKFIHQIISLDDVKMVKNAMNMTVNDVLFGMVQAGLSRYLNKRYDLEDKLRLHGVVFFNLRPNRNIEDLANMMAKGSKCRWGNSIGYVLIPLEMKSYDDVFEYVRQSKTMMNRKKYSLEPLFSHVLLKLTLDVFGFKALKTLVTKIFGSTTMIFSNVVGPAEEISFFGHVISYIAASTFGVPQGLIIGVQSYVDKLIINVGVDVDVIPDPHHLCDLIIEALSMMKSAAPQKIFHASEV, from the exons ATGGCAATAGAAAGGCAAGTGATGGAAGGAGAGGCGCCAGTAAGTCCATTTGCGCGGTTGTTTAGCTTGCCGGGTCTCGATGTCTTCAACATTGTAACCATTGGATGCAAAACCGAAGGCAATCCATCAACCATTGTAGAAGGCTTAAAAAACACATTGATCAACCATCCACGCTTCTTTAGCATACTG GTGACTGGTCATGGTGAGCACAAAGGAAAAGCTAAATGGATtccaacaaaagtaaaagtagAAGAACACGTAATTGTTCCGGATATAGATTCCAACATTGAGAATCCTGATGAATTTCTAGAGGATTATACATCAAGGATGGCTCTTTCTCCAATGGATATGTCCAAACCTTTATGGGAGTTTCATTTACTGAAACTTAAAACATCACATGCCGAATCTGTGGCTGTGGCTAGGTTCCATCACTCTTTGGGCGATGGGATGTCTCTTATGTCTCTATTACTCGCTTGTACTCGGAAAACATGTGATCCTGAGGCATTGCCTACTTTTGTGGCTCCgaagaaaagcaaagacaaGAACGTTTGCTTTGTTGTGGTAGCTTGGTTATGGTTCATAGTAAGAGTTATGTTTCACACTTGTGTTGAAGTTATCAAGTCTgtggtttttatttgttgtgCGAGGGACACTTCAGCTCATATAATGGGTAAACCAGGAGCTACACTTCGcaataataaatttattcatCAAATCATTAGTTTGGATGATGTCAAAATGGTGAAGAACGCTATGAATATG ACAGTAAATGATGTTCTTTTTGGGATGGTACAAGCTGGTCTTTCTCGATATTTGAATAAAAGATATG ATCTTGAAGACAAACTACGTCTTCATGGTGttgtttttttcaatctaaGGCCAAACAGAAATATTGAG GATTTGGCAAATATGATGGCGAAAGGTTCAAAGTGTAGATGGGGGAACTCAATAGGTTATGTTCTGATTCCCTTGGAGATGAAGTCATACGATGATGTATTTGAATATGTTCGACAATCCAAAACTATGATGAATCGTAAAAAATATTCCCTCGAGCCTCTCTTTTCCCATGTGTTGCTCAAATTGACATTGGATGTTTTTGGATTTAAG GCACTCAAAACTCTTGTAACTAAGATTTTTGGAAGCACAACGATGATATTTTCTAATGTGGTTGGTCCAGCGGAAGAAATTAGCTTTTTCGGCCATGTGATCTCTTACATTGCTGCAAGTACCTTTGGTGTTCCACAG GGACTAATTATCGGTGTTCAAAGCTATGTGGACAAACTCATAATCAACGTCGGAGTTGATGTAGACGTGATTCCAGACCCTCATCACCTCTGTGATCTCATCATCGAAGCTCTTTCAATGATGAAGTCTGCTGCTCCACAAAAGATCTTCCATGCTTCAgaggtttaa